Proteins encoded by one window of Primulina huaijiensis isolate GDHJ02 chromosome 1, ASM1229523v2, whole genome shotgun sequence:
- the LOC140984085 gene encoding casein kinase 1-like protein 3 isoform X1, which produces MERIIGGKFKLGRKIGSGSFGEIFLGEVSFEFVYHTSLRHFRFTFFLYIIFLIFSPYAATHIDSFEIVAVKIENNKTKHPQLLYEAKLYNILQGGSGIPGIKWSGVDGDDNVLVLDLLGPSLEDLFVYCGRKLSLKTVLMLADQMITRIEFVHSKGFLHRDIKPDNFLMGLGRKANQVYIIDFGLAKRYRDSTTNRHIPYRENKNLTGTARYASCNTHLGIEQSRRDDLESLGYVLLYFLRGSLPWQGLKAATKKQKYDKICEKKLSTPIEVLCKSHPVEFASYFHYCHSLTFDQRPDYGFLKRLFRELFTREGYEFDYVFDWTILKYQQAQTSKTQLQPISGEGSRAVPMDMEKHRDNNTLFSAELGDRMRSNNAATNPGVQMQFRSPANRNPSHGIPMDRNVQSGAPQLTPTSFTPAVLAKGNASKPNLSTEANATQENGDSSGPSSSWISSLRRISSSK; this is translated from the exons ATGGAGAGGATCATCGGAGGCAAATTCAAGCTCGGCCGTAAGATCGGTAGTGGATCCTTCGGTGAAATCTTTCTCGGTGAGGTTTCTTTTGAATTTGTGTATCATACTTCTCTTCGTCACTTTAGATTtaccttttttttatatattatttttctgattttttcccCCTACGCAGCTACGCATATCGATAGTTTTGAGATCGTCGCTGTGAAAATC GAAAATAATAAAACGAAGCACCCTCAACTTCTTTATGAGGCCAAGTTATACAACATTCTTCAAGGAGGAA GCGGCATACCAGGTATAAAGTGGTCTGGTGTGGACGGGGATGATAATGTTCTTGTCCTTGACTTGCTCGGTCCGAGCCTTGAGGATCTCTTTGTGTATTGCGGTCGGAAATTATCATTGAAGACCGTCTTGATGTTGGCTGATCAAATG ATAACTCGAATAGAATTTGTGCATTCTAAAGGGTTTTTACATCGAGATATTAAACCTGATAACTTTCTGATGGGTCTTGGTCGAAAAGCAAATCAG gtttatattattgattttggtCTTGCTAAAAGATATCGAGATTCCACAACAAACCGGCACATTCCATACAG GGAGAATAAGAATTTGACAGGAACCGCACGATATGCAAGTTGTAATACACATCTTGGGATTG AGCAAAGCCGTCGGGATGATTTGGAGTCCCTTGGATATGTACTTCTGTATTTCTTGAGAGGAAG CCTTCCATGGCAGGGACTGAAAGCTGCAACGAAGAAGCAAAAATATGACAAAATATGTGAGAAAAAACTGTCAACTCCCATTGAG GTTTTGTGCAAGTCTCATCCTGTGGAATTTGCATCCTACTTCCATTATTGTCATTCATTGACATTTGACCAACGGCCTGATTATGGATTTTTGAAACGCCTGTTTCGCGAACTGTTTACCCGTGAAG GGTATGAATTTGATTACGTATTTGACTGGACCATTCTGAAGTATCAACAGGCACAAACAAGTAAAACCCAGCTGCAG CCAATTTCTGGTGAGGGTAGTCGAGCAGTTCCAATGGACATGGAAAAGCATCGAG ACAATAATACATTGTTTTCAGCTGAATTGGGTGATCGTATGAGGTCGAATAATGCTGCTACTAATCCTGGTGTTCAGATGCAATTTAGATCTCCGGCGAATCGAAATCCTTCCCATGGGATCCCTATGGATAGAAAT GTGCAAAGCGGTGCACCGCAGTTGACACCTACTTCATTCACTCCTGCTGTTTTGGCAAAAGGGAATGCCTCAAAACCAAATTTATCAACCGAAGCAAATGCTACTCAAGAAAATGGTGATAGCAGTGGTCCTTCAAGTAGTTGGATTTCTTCCCTACGCCGTATTTCTTCTTCCAAATGA
- the LOC140984085 gene encoding casein kinase 1-like protein 3 isoform X2, giving the protein MERIIGGKFKLGRKIGSGSFGEIFLATHIDSFEIVAVKIENNKTKHPQLLYEAKLYNILQGGSGIPGIKWSGVDGDDNVLVLDLLGPSLEDLFVYCGRKLSLKTVLMLADQMITRIEFVHSKGFLHRDIKPDNFLMGLGRKANQVYIIDFGLAKRYRDSTTNRHIPYRENKNLTGTARYASCNTHLGIEQSRRDDLESLGYVLLYFLRGSLPWQGLKAATKKQKYDKICEKKLSTPIEVLCKSHPVEFASYFHYCHSLTFDQRPDYGFLKRLFRELFTREGYEFDYVFDWTILKYQQAQTSKTQLQPISGEGSRAVPMDMEKHRDNNTLFSAELGDRMRSNNAATNPGVQMQFRSPANRNPSHGIPMDRNVQSGAPQLTPTSFTPAVLAKGNASKPNLSTEANATQENGDSSGPSSSWISSLRRISSSK; this is encoded by the exons ATGGAGAGGATCATCGGAGGCAAATTCAAGCTCGGCCGTAAGATCGGTAGTGGATCCTTCGGTGAAATCTTTCTCG CTACGCATATCGATAGTTTTGAGATCGTCGCTGTGAAAATC GAAAATAATAAAACGAAGCACCCTCAACTTCTTTATGAGGCCAAGTTATACAACATTCTTCAAGGAGGAA GCGGCATACCAGGTATAAAGTGGTCTGGTGTGGACGGGGATGATAATGTTCTTGTCCTTGACTTGCTCGGTCCGAGCCTTGAGGATCTCTTTGTGTATTGCGGTCGGAAATTATCATTGAAGACCGTCTTGATGTTGGCTGATCAAATG ATAACTCGAATAGAATTTGTGCATTCTAAAGGGTTTTTACATCGAGATATTAAACCTGATAACTTTCTGATGGGTCTTGGTCGAAAAGCAAATCAG gtttatattattgattttggtCTTGCTAAAAGATATCGAGATTCCACAACAAACCGGCACATTCCATACAG GGAGAATAAGAATTTGACAGGAACCGCACGATATGCAAGTTGTAATACACATCTTGGGATTG AGCAAAGCCGTCGGGATGATTTGGAGTCCCTTGGATATGTACTTCTGTATTTCTTGAGAGGAAG CCTTCCATGGCAGGGACTGAAAGCTGCAACGAAGAAGCAAAAATATGACAAAATATGTGAGAAAAAACTGTCAACTCCCATTGAG GTTTTGTGCAAGTCTCATCCTGTGGAATTTGCATCCTACTTCCATTATTGTCATTCATTGACATTTGACCAACGGCCTGATTATGGATTTTTGAAACGCCTGTTTCGCGAACTGTTTACCCGTGAAG GGTATGAATTTGATTACGTATTTGACTGGACCATTCTGAAGTATCAACAGGCACAAACAAGTAAAACCCAGCTGCAG CCAATTTCTGGTGAGGGTAGTCGAGCAGTTCCAATGGACATGGAAAAGCATCGAG ACAATAATACATTGTTTTCAGCTGAATTGGGTGATCGTATGAGGTCGAATAATGCTGCTACTAATCCTGGTGTTCAGATGCAATTTAGATCTCCGGCGAATCGAAATCCTTCCCATGGGATCCCTATGGATAGAAAT GTGCAAAGCGGTGCACCGCAGTTGACACCTACTTCATTCACTCCTGCTGTTTTGGCAAAAGGGAATGCCTCAAAACCAAATTTATCAACCGAAGCAAATGCTACTCAAGAAAATGGTGATAGCAGTGGTCCTTCAAGTAGTTGGATTTCTTCCCTACGCCGTATTTCTTCTTCCAAATGA
- the LOC140984097 gene encoding kirola-like, translating into MGLIGMLIAATEFKAGGDLFHDLFKKKPQHISAASPDKVQGCDLHEGEFGKVGSIICWRYTHDGKERTAKQVIQKIDENKKLMEFKMLEGDLMEKYKAFLITIHVENKGDIELVTWTLEYEMLHDEVEHPISLLSYFIDVTKDIETHHIGK; encoded by the exons ATGGGTTTGATCGGTATGCTGATTGCTGCGACGGAATTCAAGGCCGGTGGAGATTTGTTTCATGACCTTTTCAAGAAAAAGCCGCAGCACATTTCCGCCGCGAGCCCCGACAAAGTGCAGGGCTGTGATCTGCATGAGGGTGAATTTGGAAAGGTTGGTTCCATCATCTGCTGGAGGTATACTCATG ATGGGAAAGAAAGGACAGCCAAACAAGTGATTCAAAAGATAGACGAGAATAAAAAGTTGATGGAATTCAAGATGCTTGAAGGAGATTTAATGGAGAAATACAAGGCATTCCTCATAACCATTCATGTGGAAAACAAAGGTGACATTGAATTGGTAACATGGACTTTGGAGTATGAGATGCTTCATGATGAAGTCGAGCATCCGATTTCGTTGCTATCCTACTTCATCGACGTCACAAAAGACATCGAGACTCATCACATTGGGAAATAG